In Leptospira kanakyensis, a genomic segment contains:
- a CDS encoding GNAT family N-acetyltransferase produces the protein MKIKLTPFTERDIERILSWTKTAEFLLIWSGPVYKFKTLKEQLKCDLEFAEKNQKRFKMFSVIDSENLTLVGHAQVTIDSQNDSAHISRILIGDESMRGQGIGLQIIKSLLEIIFQKLQLHRATLNVYDFNLSAIKCYESAGFKAEGHLKENNKYLDRYWSTIPMAILRSEYLKV, from the coding sequence ATGAAAATCAAACTGACTCCATTTACGGAAAGAGATATCGAAAGGATTCTATCTTGGACTAAAACTGCGGAGTTTTTGTTAATTTGGTCGGGCCCAGTCTATAAGTTCAAAACTTTAAAAGAACAATTGAAATGTGATTTGGAATTTGCAGAAAAGAATCAGAAACGATTCAAAATGTTTTCTGTGATTGATTCAGAAAATCTAACGCTGGTTGGTCATGCGCAAGTCACTATCGATTCACAAAATGATTCGGCCCATATATCTAGAATTCTTATTGGGGATGAATCAATGCGAGGCCAAGGCATTGGGTTACAAATCATAAAAAGTTTATTAGAAATTATCTTTCAAAAGCTCCAGTTACACCGTGCCACTTTGAACGTATATGATTTTAACCTCTCTGCAATCAAATGTTATGAATCGGCAGGATTTAAAGCGGAAGGCCATTTGAAAGAAAACAATAAATATTTAGATCGGTATTGGTCTACAATTCCTATGGCCATTCTTAGATCAGAGTATTTGAAAGTATAG
- a CDS encoding rhomboid family intramembrane serine protease, translating to MFVFEKANHNFKKPILTLGFIFLTMLTLFFDQPESYAFTPKKAFGFSIVGSIFFNTSFVEWLTNAIYLYMFADNIEDVVGHFYFFLLFLFFGILANLTYFLFHVNSIIPVIGTSGVISGILGMYFVFFPNVKSTMVFEKATFRDIPIFISLSVWILIQSYFYIVELHNQVRSVYGGQVISFLAGIILAQIFIRYKFLDRLEHNIRLSTFINKTVLCPSCSKPIPTEKYGRLHCSACNTNFFFDRHGKKFL from the coding sequence ATGTTTGTATTCGAAAAAGCAAATCATAATTTCAAAAAACCAATCTTAACCCTTGGGTTTATTTTTCTCACCATGTTGACTTTGTTTTTTGATCAGCCGGAATCTTATGCGTTCACACCAAAAAAAGCATTTGGTTTTAGTATCGTAGGTTCTATCTTTTTTAATACTTCTTTTGTAGAGTGGCTTACCAATGCCATCTACTTATACATGTTTGCTGACAATATAGAAGATGTAGTAGGACATTTTTATTTTTTCCTTCTTTTTCTTTTTTTTGGGATCTTAGCCAACCTAACTTATTTTTTATTTCATGTGAACTCCATCATTCCAGTGATCGGAACTTCTGGGGTCATATCAGGAATCCTCGGGATGTATTTTGTTTTTTTTCCTAATGTAAAAAGTACGATGGTATTCGAAAAAGCTACCTTCCGAGATATACCAATCTTTATCAGTCTCAGTGTTTGGATTCTCATCCAGTCCTATTTTTATATTGTTGAATTACACAATCAAGTGCGGAGTGTTTATGGCGGACAAGTAATCTCCTTTTTGGCGGGAATCATTCTCGCCCAAATCTTTATCCGATATAAATTTTTAGATCGACTGGAACATAATATTCGTCTATCGACTTTTATCAATAAAACCGTCCTTTGTCCTTCTTGTAGTAAACCAATCCCGACTGAAAAATATGGAAGGCTGCACTGTTCGGCTTGTAATACAAATTTCTTTTTCGATCGCCATGGAAAAAAATTTCTATAA
- a CDS encoding putative immunity protein, producing MESFWVLHFCFTFGFKIALKDRSIGYDGNMAKKSKFSIATKDNRIMDLLARTDHKTSAQWALDCVERIFFYLENLDYEESRPQIALDTLKEWIKTGNFSMAVIRKAALDSHAAARKISADNETKSVARACGQAVATAHVKTHAIGAANYSAQAVFRANENLDPELSVQKERDWQYNRLLQLLAEP from the coding sequence ATGGAATCCTTCTGGGTTTTACATTTTTGTTTTACCTTTGGTTTTAAAATTGCTTTAAAAGACAGATCGATCGGATACGATGGGAACATGGCTAAAAAATCTAAATTTAGCATTGCGACTAAAGACAATCGAATTATGGATTTACTCGCAAGGACCGACCACAAAACTTCCGCTCAGTGGGCCTTGGATTGTGTAGAAAGAATATTTTTCTATCTTGAAAACCTCGACTACGAGGAAAGCCGTCCGCAAATCGCTCTGGATACATTAAAAGAATGGATAAAAACCGGAAATTTTAGTATGGCAGTCATACGAAAAGCAGCATTGGATTCCCATGCTGCAGCAAGAAAGATCAGCGCTGATAACGAAACAAAATCTGTAGCACGAGCCTGCGGACAAGCCGTTGCCACCGCCCATGTAAAAACTCATGCGATAGGTGCTGCCAATTATTCCGCGCAAGCAGTCTTTAGGGCCAACGAAAATCTGGATCCAGAACTTTCTGTCCAAAAAGAAAGGGATTGGCAATACAATCGTTTGTTACAATTATTGGCAGAGCCTTAA
- a CDS encoding SLC5 family protein has product MANQLSVMITSIDLLFFGLTFVLVLGVGMYAGRKESSSSDYFLGGRSLPWWGISGSLFGTNISANHLVGMLGIGFSVGFAQSHYEFGSIPAIVLLAFVFLPLFRRKKFYTLSQFLQSRFGSEAGRIYSAISLILITIQLTGALYIGARSFLPFIKDTGIQITYTELVLWIAFTSTIYTWFGGLKSVVYTDVIQTFLILASGLLLAYLSITRPEVGGIFELLAKEESRVDGLSKMNLYLPPNHPTLPWTGALGGLFLLHIFYWNTNQYVVQRTLGGKSLREARLGILVGGLLKLTVPFFSILTGVAAYQIWTSLGETSNIAPDEAFSKLVVLVVPLGYGLIGVILAGLLGAIFSSIDSMLHSAATLFTIDFYKPFQERLGKKISDTEEMNSGRIFLLVFSALVTILAILFVDPHSKKNFFIELSNQSSHFTPALLVVFLFGILNVKISSRMICITILLTPIFSFLSPLIYTDLAPKFIKQTFGDELNFLHRVFFSFHFAILLLVFTALVQNRRRKNSDVLKEKESSLSKLKQWISLIIQYPNTKSWILFLILFFALITFRIQIPEYKIYLSISGFFLFVIYSFFITIRIKSPNQSVANLFRKRDEWLYGILLGFTFLFYLWF; this is encoded by the coding sequence ATGGCGAATCAATTATCTGTTATGATAACAAGCATCGACCTTCTATTTTTTGGACTCACCTTCGTTCTCGTTCTGGGGGTTGGCATGTACGCCGGCCGCAAAGAATCTTCTTCTTCTGATTATTTTCTTGGGGGAAGGAGCCTCCCTTGGTGGGGGATTTCCGGATCCTTATTTGGAACCAATATTTCGGCAAACCATTTGGTGGGAATGCTTGGCATTGGATTTTCCGTCGGGTTTGCACAAAGTCATTATGAATTTGGATCCATCCCGGCCATTGTTCTTTTGGCTTTTGTTTTCCTTCCTCTGTTCCGAAGAAAAAAATTCTATACCCTCTCCCAATTTTTACAGAGTCGATTTGGGTCGGAAGCAGGAAGAATTTATTCGGCAATCTCCCTCATCTTAATCACCATCCAACTTACGGGAGCCCTGTACATTGGGGCCCGAAGTTTTCTTCCTTTTATCAAAGATACGGGGATCCAAATCACTTATACCGAACTTGTCCTTTGGATCGCCTTTACATCTACCATCTACACATGGTTTGGTGGTCTAAAATCAGTGGTTTACACAGATGTCATCCAAACCTTTCTCATCTTAGCCTCCGGATTACTCCTTGCTTACCTCTCCATCACCAGACCGGAAGTGGGAGGAATTTTTGAATTACTTGCCAAAGAAGAAAGCCGAGTGGATGGCCTGAGTAAAATGAATTTATATCTTCCACCGAACCACCCCACCCTTCCTTGGACCGGGGCTCTCGGTGGACTATTTTTATTACATATATTTTACTGGAATACCAACCAATATGTCGTACAGCGCACATTAGGTGGCAAATCTTTAAGAGAAGCACGTCTTGGAATCCTAGTGGGTGGACTTCTGAAACTAACTGTTCCTTTTTTCTCTATCCTTACCGGTGTGGCTGCTTATCAAATTTGGACATCTCTTGGTGAAACTTCCAATATCGCGCCAGACGAAGCCTTTTCCAAGTTAGTCGTGCTTGTGGTGCCTTTGGGGTATGGACTGATAGGAGTGATCCTTGCGGGACTCCTCGGAGCTATTTTTTCTAGTATTGACTCCATGTTGCATTCTGCAGCCACTCTCTTCACGATTGATTTTTATAAACCATTTCAGGAAAGACTCGGCAAAAAAATTTCCGATACCGAAGAAATGAATTCCGGTCGGATCTTTCTTTTGGTTTTTTCTGCTTTGGTCACAATCCTAGCCATTCTCTTTGTAGATCCCCATTCCAAGAAAAACTTTTTTATTGAACTTTCCAACCAAAGTTCTCATTTTACGCCTGCCCTCCTTGTTGTTTTTTTATTTGGAATTTTGAATGTAAAAATCAGTAGTCGAATGATTTGTATTACGATTCTACTCACTCCTATTTTTTCTTTTTTGTCCCCACTAATCTATACCGACCTCGCGCCAAAATTCATAAAACAAACATTTGGTGATGAACTTAATTTTCTACATAGAGTCTTTTTTAGTTTTCACTTTGCGATTCTTTTACTTGTTTTTACAGCCCTGGTTCAAAACAGGCGAAGGAAAAATTCGGATGTTTTGAAAGAAAAGGAAAGTTCCCTTTCAAAACTAAAACAATGGATATCCCTGATCATCCAATACCCAAATACTAAAAGTTGGATTTTGTTTTTGATTTTATTTTTTGCACTCATTACCTTCAGAATCCAAATACCGGAATATAAAATATATTTATCCATCTCTGGATTTTTTCTTTTTGTAATTTATTCTTTTTTCATAACAATCCGGATAAAATCACCAAACCAATCCGTGGCGAACCTCTTTCGAAAACGAGACGAATGGTTGTATGGAATCCTTCTGGGTTTTACATTTTTGTTTTACCTTTGGTTTTAA
- a CDS encoding LLM class flavin-dependent oxidoreductase, which yields MKPIPKSPIIRSENPAVEVAWFCDLCNGDYEYLGVPDGSLRSSFEHCSDIIRLADELGYQNILLPSSYQTGQDTLTFAAAASQLTKQISLLTAVRCGEIHPPMLARTLSTLDHMLKGRLNINIISSDLPGTQRDSKARYEISKEVIQILQQGWTRDRIQFEGKHYQFDLPSDPVKSYQQNGGPLLYFGGISPDARALCAEFCDVFLMWPETEERLADTMNDLSIRAASFGRKIDFGLRIHLIVRETEKEAKDAAKQLLSKIDIERANDIKHRALDSNSAGVLRQDELRKSADADLFIEPMVWSGIGLARSGCGSAIVGTPEQVYEKIQRYIQMGIRAFIFSGYPLIEESKLFAKSVLPNLQTINFAEAQNRKPKGIPVTPLTTGERK from the coding sequence ATGAAACCGATTCCCAAATCACCGATCATTCGATCTGAAAATCCCGCCGTAGAAGTTGCATGGTTTTGTGACCTTTGTAATGGAGATTATGAATATTTGGGAGTGCCTGATGGTTCCTTACGTTCTAGTTTCGAACATTGTTCGGATATCATTCGTTTGGCGGACGAACTCGGTTACCAAAACATTCTTTTGCCTTCTTCTTACCAAACAGGCCAAGATACTTTGACTTTTGCCGCCGCCGCATCCCAATTGACAAAACAAATTTCTCTCCTAACGGCGGTTCGTTGTGGCGAAATCCATCCACCCATGCTTGCACGGACATTATCCACTTTAGATCATATGTTAAAGGGAAGACTCAATATCAACATTATCTCATCGGACCTTCCAGGAACACAAAGAGATTCAAAAGCAAGGTATGAGATTTCCAAAGAAGTCATACAGATTTTGCAACAAGGTTGGACAAGAGACCGAATCCAGTTTGAAGGAAAACACTATCAATTTGATCTCCCATCCGATCCTGTAAAATCTTACCAACAAAACGGTGGGCCTTTATTGTATTTTGGGGGAATTTCTCCCGATGCACGGGCACTCTGTGCCGAATTTTGCGATGTTTTTTTGATGTGGCCTGAAACCGAAGAAAGATTGGCAGACACAATGAATGATTTGAGCATACGTGCTGCTAGTTTCGGAAGGAAAATCGATTTTGGGCTTCGTATCCACTTGATTGTTAGAGAAACAGAAAAAGAAGCGAAAGACGCCGCAAAACAATTGTTATCAAAAATTGACATAGAAAGAGCAAATGATATCAAACACCGTGCTTTGGATTCGAATTCCGCAGGAGTGCTTCGTCAAGATGAATTGCGAAAGTCTGCCGATGCCGATTTATTTATCGAACCCATGGTATGGTCAGGGATTGGTCTTGCTCGTTCTGGATGTGGTTCGGCCATTGTGGGAACTCCAGAACAAGTGTATGAAAAAATCCAAAGATACATCCAAATGGGAATCCGTGCTTTTATCTTCTCTGGTTATCCTTTGATTGAAGAATCCAAACTATTTGCAAAATCAGTGCTTCCGAATTTACAAACCATTAACTTTGCAGAAGCGCAAAATCGAAAACCTAAAGGGATCCCTGTGACACCACTCACAACAGGAGAAAGAAAATGA